The Parus major isolate Abel chromosome 5, Parus_major1.1, whole genome shotgun sequence genome contains a region encoding:
- the PSMC1 gene encoding 26S proteasome regulatory subunit 4, protein MGQSQSGGHGPGGSKKDDKDKKKKYEPPVPTRVGKKKKKTKGPDAASKLPLVTPHTQCRLKLLKLERIKDYLLMEEEFIRNQEQMKPLEEKQEEERSKVDDLRGTPMSVGTLEEIIDDNHAIVSTSVGSEHYVSILSFVDKDLLEPGCSVLLNHKVHAVIGVLMDDTDPLVTVMKVEKAPQETYADIGGLDNQIQEIKESVELPLTHPEYYEEMGIKPPKGVILYGPPGTGKTLLAKAVANQTSATFLRVVGSELIQKYLGDGPKLVRELFRVAEEHAPSIVFIDEIDAIGTKRYDSNSGGEREIQRTMLELLNQLDGFDSRGDVKVIMATNRIETLDPALIRPGRIDRKIEFPLPDEKTKKRIFQIHTSRMTLADDVTLDELIMAKDDLSGADIKAICTEAGLMALRERRMKVTNEDFKKSKENVLYKKQEGTPEGLYL, encoded by the exons ATG GGTCAAAGTCAGAGTGGTGGACATGGTCCTGGTGGTAGCAAGAAGGATGACAAG GataagaagaagaaatatgaacCTCCAGTTCCAACCagagtggggaaaaagaaaaagaagaccAAGGGACCAGATGCTGCCAGCAAACTCCCCCTGG TGACTCCTCACACACAGTGCAGACTCAAACTGTTGAAATTGGAGAGAATTAAAGATTACCTCTTAATGGAGGAAGAGTTCATCAGAAATCAAGAGCAGATGAAacctttggaagaaaaacaagag GAAGAAAGGTCCAAGGTGGATGATCTGAGAGGAACACCGATGTCTGTGGGTACCTTGGAGGAGATCATTGATGACAACCATGCCATTGTGTCCACATCAGTGGGATCAGAGCACTATGTCAGTATTCTGTCTTTTGTGGACAAGGACCTGCTagagccaggctgctctgttTTGCTAAATCATAAG GTTCATGCTGTGATAGGAGTCCTGATGGATGACACAGACCCTTTAGTGACTGTGATGAAAGTAGAGAAAGCTCCTCAAGAAACATATGCTGACATTGGTGGCCTTGACAACCAAATTCAAGAAATCAAG GAGTCTGTGGAGCTTCCTCTCACCCACCCTGAATATTATGAAGAGATGGGTATAAAGCCACCCAAAGGAGTCATTCTGTATGGCCCACCTGGCACAG gaaaaactTTACTTGCCAAAGCAGTGGCAAACCAAACATCAGCAACCTTCCTGAGAGTGGTTGGTTCAGAGCTCATCCAGAAGTACCTGGGTGATGGCCCAAAGCTCGTGCGTGAGCTGTTCCGTGTGGCCGAGGAGCATGCCCCGTCCATCGTCTTCATTGATGAGATTGATGCAATCGGTACCAAGAG gtatGACTCAAATTCAGGGGGTGAGAGAGAGATCCAGCGCACAATGTTGGAGCTGCTGAACCAGCTGGATGGGTTTGACTCTCGGGGGGATGTTAAAGTTATCATGGCTACAAACAGAATAGAAACACTGGACCCAGCCTTAATTAGACCAG GACGTATTGATAGGAAAATAGAGTTCCCTCTACCTgatgaaaagacaaagaaacGAATCTTTCAGATTCACACAAGCAGGATGACGTTGGCAGATGATGTGACTTTGGATGAGCTGATTATGGCAAAAGATGATCTCAGTGGTGCAGATATTAAG